The Deinococcus koreensis genome window below encodes:
- a CDS encoding putative ABC transporter permease subunit, whose protein sequence is MSGRAERLPSASLLKLKLTALRHTLEGASRPGLLFLAALGVLLVWAEVYGVWRALTFLSTFGDIGTNVFSRVLEIGLITLSSGVTFSATTTAISTLYLSDDLNFLLTQPLPTRRVFGLKVAETFLNTALVPVALTLPLMITVGVFFHAPAWAYAVMLLAALLTFAAPVGLGALLAVGLMRVAPVGRVREVSTALGVLISAGLVYAIRALRPEVLVQKMQDPAKFEELLKNFAGPGSPLLPPSWAAQGIWQAAHGHLAAPLLPLLVLTVVLLLAATALATRAYQEGWARALDSSTPRLDPTPRRAAPLERLLSRLGSGGSLASKDLRVTLRDPTQWSQLLVVVALAGVYLVSVKAVPIPVAQFRGILGYIQLAFQGFIISGVAVRLAFPAVSTEAKSYWLLRTAPIAPRQIVLSKFLGVLPVTLILGLVMGLASARAMNLGPTLLLLSALVSMSNAFVITALGVGLGAAAPKFDADNPAEIGVSAGGLAFMGLSLLYSVLCLLLLARPAAGSVLRPDLYPGLSALGTPEGVLGLIGLGLATVFGTWLSLRMGWKRLDALE, encoded by the coding sequence ATGTCAGGGCGGGCCGAACGACTTCCCTCTGCCAGCCTGCTGAAGCTGAAACTCACGGCGCTGCGGCACACGCTGGAGGGGGCCTCCAGGCCGGGGCTGCTGTTCCTGGCCGCCCTCGGCGTGCTGCTGGTCTGGGCGGAGGTCTACGGCGTGTGGCGGGCGCTGACCTTCCTGAGCACCTTCGGGGATATCGGCACCAATGTGTTCTCGCGGGTGCTGGAGATCGGCCTGATCACGCTGTCCAGCGGCGTGACCTTCAGCGCCACGACCACCGCCATCAGTACGCTGTACCTCAGCGACGACCTGAACTTCCTGCTGACCCAGCCGCTGCCGACCCGCCGGGTGTTTGGCCTGAAAGTCGCCGAGACGTTCCTGAACACCGCCCTGGTGCCGGTCGCCCTGACCCTGCCCCTGATGATCACCGTCGGCGTGTTCTTCCACGCCCCGGCCTGGGCCTATGCGGTCATGCTCCTCGCCGCGCTGCTCACCTTCGCCGCGCCGGTCGGACTGGGCGCCCTGCTCGCGGTCGGCCTGATGCGCGTGGCCCCGGTCGGCCGCGTGCGCGAGGTGAGTACCGCGCTGGGCGTGCTGATCAGCGCCGGACTGGTGTACGCCATCCGGGCCCTGCGCCCCGAGGTGCTGGTGCAGAAGATGCAGGATCCGGCGAAATTCGAGGAGCTGCTCAAGAACTTCGCCGGCCCCGGCAGTCCGCTGCTGCCGCCGTCGTGGGCGGCGCAGGGCATCTGGCAGGCGGCGCACGGGCACCTCGCCGCGCCGCTGCTGCCCCTGCTGGTGCTGACCGTGGTGCTGCTGCTCGCTGCCACCGCCCTCGCCACCCGCGCGTATCAGGAGGGCTGGGCGCGGGCGCTGGATTCCAGCACGCCCAGGCTCGACCCCACGCCGCGCCGCGCCGCCCCTCTGGAGCGGCTGCTGTCCCGCCTGGGCTCCGGCGGCAGCCTCGCCAGCAAGGATCTGCGCGTCACCCTGCGCGACCCGACCCAGTGGAGCCAGCTCCTCGTGGTGGTCGCGCTCGCCGGCGTGTATCTCGTCAGCGTCAAGGCGGTGCCGATTCCCGTCGCGCAGTTCCGGGGCATCCTGGGGTACATCCAGCTCGCGTTCCAGGGCTTCATCATCTCGGGCGTGGCCGTGCGGCTGGCGTTCCCGGCGGTCTCGACCGAGGCGAAATCCTACTGGTTGCTGCGAACCGCGCCCATCGCCCCGCGCCAGATCGTGCTGAGCAAGTTCCTGGGCGTGCTGCCGGTCACGCTGATCCTGGGCCTGGTGATGGGTCTCGCCTCGGCCCGCGCCATGAACCTGGGGCCTACCCTGCTGCTGCTCTCCGCGCTCGTCAGCATGAGCAACGCCTTCGTCATCACCGCGCTGGGCGTGGGCCTGGGCGCCGCCGCCCCCAAATTCGACGCCGACAACCCGGCCGAGATCGGCGTCAGCGCGGGCGGGCTGGCCTTCATGGGCCTGAGCCTGCTGTATTCGGTGCTGTGCCTGCTCCTGCTGGCCCGCCCCGCCGCCGGCAGCGTCCTGCGCCCCGACCTTTACCCCGGCCTGAGCGCGCTGGGCACGCCGGAGGGGGTGCTGGGCCTGATCGGCCTGGGGCTGGCG